The following proteins come from a genomic window of Mustelus asterias chromosome 1, sMusAst1.hap1.1, whole genome shotgun sequence:
- the LOC144493606 gene encoding G-protein coupled receptor 26-like, with the protein MDLAEVLLVLFIVVVLIVSLLSNLLVLICFIYSSDIRKQVPGIFIVNLSFCNLLLTVLNMPATLLGIVKKQQPFGDCICQTVGFLETFLTTNTMLSMAALSIDKWIAVVFPLSYASKMRYKDAVLMMSYTWLHSLTFPVVAAFFTWVGFNNIYASCTLHLSEEVERRQFTVFTIVFHATSFMLSLVILCFTYLKVLKVARFHCRRIDIITMQTLVLLVDIHPSVKQRCLAEQKSRRQRATKKISIFIGSFIVCFAPYIITRLIELLPFVTVNHYWGVLSKCLAYSKAASDPFVYSLLRQQYKKVLLNIVNRMLKKDLYPSSGHNSSLDTENDYCLQRI; encoded by the exons ATGGACTTGGCAGAAGTTCTTCTGGTGCTGTTCATTGTTGTGGTGCTGATCGTCTCCTTGTTGTCTAACTTGTTGGTGTTGATATGCTTCATCTACAGTTCCGACATCCGCAAGCAAGTACCGGGCATATTTATAGTTAACTTGTCTTTCTGCAATCTCCTTCTCACCGTTTTGAACATGCCAGCGACACTGCTGGGGATTGTCAAAAAGCAGCAGCCGTTTGGCGACTGCATCTGTCAAACAGTGGGCTTTTTGGAAACATTTCTCACCACGAACACTATGCTAAGCATGGCAGCGTTAAGCATCGACAAGTGGATTGCCGTGGTTTTCCCTTTAAGCTACGCCAGCAAGATGAGGTACAAGGACGCCGTGCTTATGATGAGTTACACTTGGCTCCACTCTCTTACTTTCCCCGTGGTGGCAGCTTTCTTTACCTGGGTCGGTTTCAATAACATATACGCATCGTGCACTTTGCATCTGTCAGAGGAAGTGGAGAGGAGACAGTTTACAGTGTTCACCATTGTCTTTCACGCCACCAGCTTTATGCTTTCCCTGGTAATATTGTGCTTTACCTATCTGAAGGTCCTGAAGGTTGCACGCTTTCACTGCAGAAGGATTGACATTATCACCATGCAGACTTTGGTTTTACTGGTGGACATCCACCCCAG TGTGAAACAGCGTTGCCTCGCGGAGCAGAAAAGTAGAAGACAACGCGCAACCAAGAAGATCAGCATTTTTATAGGGTCGTTTATTGTCTGTTTTGCTCCATATATTATAACCAG GTTGATAGAGCTGCTTCCTTTTGTGACCGTCAACCACTACTGGGGAGTTCTCAGTAAGTGCCTCGCCTACTCCAAAGCTGCTTCGGATCCTTTTGTCTACTCGCTGCTGCGCCAACAGTACAAGAAAGTCCTACTCAACATCGTCAACCGGATGCTGAAGAAGGATTTGTATCCTTCCTCTGGACACAACAGCTCCTTGGATACGGAGAACGACTACTGCCTGCAGAGAATctga